A region from the Actinoplanes sp. OR16 genome encodes:
- a CDS encoding carbohydrate ABC transporter permease: MTTTMERPAAVKPASGSKIRNRSLTPWLYLAPALALLITFTYVPVGNMVAYSFTSWDGLDVTMEPVGLDNYVKVVTDERYWRVFLISGYYFAASFVQIAIALYFAVILSFSTRFRNLFKGILFFPYLLNGVAVGFVFLYLFQPDGTLDTVLRWVGLGDHTKFWLGDPDIANISLAGTSVWRFTGLSFVLFLGAIQSIPSEIYEAAEIDGAGDWHKFRHIIVPGIRRIISLSFILAISGSLSVFEIPFIMTGGANGTRTFVVQAYETAFQFRQIGLASAMAVVLLLIVLLITWFQRRLVPDEEVTLS; encoded by the coding sequence GTGACGACGACGATGGAGAGGCCGGCGGCGGTCAAGCCGGCCTCCGGCTCCAAGATCCGCAACCGGAGCCTGACCCCCTGGCTCTATCTCGCACCCGCCCTGGCTCTGCTGATCACCTTCACCTACGTGCCGGTCGGCAACATGGTGGCCTACAGCTTCACCTCGTGGGACGGCCTCGACGTCACGATGGAACCGGTCGGCCTGGACAACTACGTCAAGGTCGTCACCGACGAGCGGTACTGGCGGGTCTTCCTGATCAGCGGGTACTACTTCGCGGCGTCGTTCGTGCAGATCGCCATCGCCCTCTACTTCGCGGTGATCCTGTCGTTCAGCACCCGGTTCCGGAACCTGTTCAAGGGCATCCTGTTCTTCCCGTACCTGCTCAACGGCGTCGCCGTCGGATTCGTCTTCCTCTACCTCTTCCAGCCGGACGGCACCCTCGACACCGTGCTGCGCTGGGTCGGGCTCGGCGACCACACGAAGTTCTGGCTCGGCGACCCGGACATCGCCAACATCTCCCTGGCCGGCACGTCGGTGTGGCGGTTCACCGGGCTGAGCTTCGTGCTCTTCCTCGGGGCGATCCAGTCGATCCCGAGCGAGATCTACGAGGCCGCGGAGATCGACGGCGCCGGCGACTGGCACAAGTTCCGGCACATCATCGTGCCGGGCATCCGGCGGATCATCAGCCTCTCGTTCATCCTGGCGATCTCCGGGAGCCTGTCGGTCTTCGAGATCCCGTTCATCATGACCGGCGGCGCGAACGGCACCCGCACCTTCGTGGTGCAGGCCTACGAGACCGCGTTCCAGTTCCGGCAGATCGGGCTGGCGTCGGCGATGGCCGTGGTGCTGCTGCTCATCGTCCTGCTGATCACGTGGTTCCAGCGGCGTCTCGTCCCCGACGAAGAGGTCACCCTGTCATGA
- a CDS encoding carbohydrate ABC transporter permease, translating into MKNPIKYLSLVLASIVVLLPLTVVLFAAFKTHAEYNSTGPLTPPRNWFNFDNFATAWTEGRMLLGFWNTTVILVISLTGTILVGTLAAYAVSRFDFPFKRLVLGLFLVAALVPGVTTQVATYQIVKSMGLVNTPGSAIVLFLGTDIISIYIFIQFMQSIPPSLDQAAMIDGATRFTIYRRIILPLMKPAIATVAIIKGIAIYNEFYIPFLYLRSPDLSVISTALFRFKGPYGAQWETIAACTMIVILPTVVFFLLLQRFIYNGITAGATK; encoded by the coding sequence ATGAAGAATCCGATCAAGTACCTGTCGCTCGTCCTAGCCTCGATCGTCGTCCTGCTCCCGCTGACCGTCGTCCTCTTCGCCGCCTTCAAGACGCACGCCGAATACAACTCCACCGGCCCGCTGACGCCGCCGCGGAACTGGTTCAACTTCGACAACTTCGCCACGGCCTGGACCGAAGGGCGGATGCTGCTCGGCTTCTGGAACACCACCGTCATCCTGGTGATCTCGCTGACCGGCACGATCCTGGTCGGCACTCTCGCGGCCTACGCGGTGAGCCGTTTCGACTTCCCGTTCAAACGCCTGGTGCTCGGCCTGTTCCTGGTCGCCGCGCTGGTTCCGGGCGTCACCACGCAGGTCGCGACGTACCAGATCGTGAAATCGATGGGCCTGGTCAACACGCCCGGTTCGGCGATCGTGCTGTTCCTCGGCACCGACATCATCTCGATCTACATCTTCATCCAGTTCATGCAGTCGATTCCACCGAGCCTCGACCAGGCCGCGATGATCGACGGCGCGACGCGCTTCACCATCTACCGGCGGATCATCCTGCCGCTGATGAAACCGGCCATCGCGACCGTGGCGATCATCAAGGGAATCGCCATCTACAACGAGTTCTACATCCCCTTCCTCTATCTGCGCTCGCCCGATCTGAGCGTCATCTCCACGGCGCTGTTCCGATTCAAGGGCCCCTATGGAGCGCAGTGGGAGACCATCGCTGCCTGCACCATGATCGTCATCCTGCCCACGGTCGTGTTCTTCCTGCTGCTGCAGCGCTTCATCTACAACGGCATCACCGCGGGAGCGACGAAGTGA
- a CDS encoding Appr-1-p processing protein — protein sequence MDLIDIRAGDLFEQGFPALAHGVTCAGVMDHDFRVRWPAMYDRYRERCRAGNLRLGGMMSWKTPEGLLVYNLAIHQRAGGPLDVPALRSALAAALDDAEMREIPSIGLPPLGDWAVVEPAVRDSAAGRKVRVVIVGP from the coding sequence GTGGACCTCATCGACATCCGCGCCGGTGACCTCTTCGAGCAGGGATTCCCCGCTCTGGCGCACGGCGTGACGTGCGCCGGCGTCATGGATCACGACTTCCGCGTGCGCTGGCCGGCGATGTACGACCGCTATCGCGAACGCTGCCGGGCCGGGAACCTGCGCCTCGGCGGCATGATGTCGTGGAAGACGCCGGAGGGCCTGCTCGTCTACAACCTCGCCATCCACCAGCGTGCCGGCGGGCCGCTGGACGTGCCCGCGCTGCGCAGCGCGCTCGCGGCGGCGCTGGACGACGCCGAGATGCGCGAGATCCCGTCGATCGGGCTGCCGCCGCTCGGTGACTGGGCCGTCGTCGAGCCCGCGGTCCGGGACTCGGCGGCCGGCCGCAAGGTCCGCGTCGTCATCGTCGGACCCTGA
- a CDS encoding glycosyl hydrolase produces the protein MRIPATIGAALLLGATLLPVPAHAFPATSRTTVINYLKSITGTSIVSGQHNKEPASSPGQYTAQVNAVTGQWPGLWGGDMMFRADDVNNRQRVVDQALTEWRNGSLVALTWHACSPTVGRTCEFEGGVKTQISATQFQQIVTGGTALNTTWRSRMAEVVPYLRQLRDAGVPVLWRPFHEMNETWNWWGGRSGANGGAKIYQQMKDYFDSQGLTNLIWVWNVQDNPAGGWSSYYPGAAYVDVVSLDAWYKSYPSTADYQQIQSIAAGKPIAIAEMGKVPNAALLTSQTRWAYFMIWSEQLRANNTNAEIQAAYFHPRVLNQGEVRLG, from the coding sequence GTGAGAATCCCCGCAACGATCGGCGCTGCCCTGCTCCTCGGCGCCACGCTCCTCCCCGTCCCCGCTCACGCCTTCCCCGCGACAAGCAGGACCACGGTGATCAACTATCTGAAGTCGATCACTGGGACCAGCATCGTCTCCGGCCAGCACAACAAGGAGCCGGCAAGTTCGCCCGGCCAGTACACGGCGCAGGTCAACGCCGTCACCGGTCAGTGGCCGGGCCTGTGGGGCGGCGACATGATGTTCCGCGCCGACGACGTGAACAACCGCCAGCGCGTCGTCGACCAGGCTCTCACCGAGTGGCGGAACGGTTCGCTGGTCGCCCTGACCTGGCACGCCTGCTCACCCACCGTCGGCCGCACCTGCGAATTCGAGGGCGGCGTGAAAACGCAGATCTCGGCCACGCAATTCCAGCAGATCGTCACCGGCGGCACCGCGCTGAACACGACCTGGCGTTCCCGGATGGCCGAAGTGGTGCCCTATCTGCGCCAGCTCCGCGACGCCGGAGTGCCGGTGCTGTGGCGTCCCTTCCACGAGATGAACGAGACGTGGAACTGGTGGGGCGGCCGTTCCGGCGCGAACGGCGGCGCGAAGATCTACCAGCAGATGAAGGACTATTTCGACAGCCAGGGCCTGACCAATCTCATCTGGGTCTGGAATGTGCAGGACAACCCGGCCGGCGGCTGGTCCTCCTATTACCCCGGCGCTGCTTACGTCGACGTGGTCTCGCTGGACGCCTGGTACAAGTCCTACCCGTCCACCGCCGACTACCAGCAGATCCAGTCGATAGCAGCAGGCAAGCCCATCGCCATCGCCGAAATGGGCAAGGTCCCCAACGCCGCGCTGCTCACGTCCCAGACCCGCTGGGCCTACTTCATGATCTGGTCCGAGCAACTCCGGGCGAACAACACGAACGCCGAGATCCAGGCGGCCTACTTCCACCCCCGAGTCCTCAACCAGGGCGAGGTCCGGCTCGGCTGA
- a CDS encoding cellulase family glycosylhydrolase, translating into MRLLRTVIAAALCLALFPQPASAHSRAAFVTRDGATLELGGKPFRFAGTNIYWLGLDENVGGVGYPTRFRIRDALDTAKAMGLTVVRSHMLASTGNPKSILPDTTGPLNEQAFATVDYAIAYAGTLGIKLILPLTDEWAYYHGGHRDFTDPYGLPGEAFYTDPRVIADYQHYVKRVMDRVNPLTGKRYRDDAAIMAWELGNELEGMTPSWIAANAALFKKWAPRQLVAAGRRFDIDPDTLADAAVDIVDVHYYPPTAAKVASDAATVAAAGKVYIAGEYASTAASSSLFDPLVDDRAVTGMLSWSLFGHADDHGYVQHDDGFTFHYPGDDQRMTIAVKAQMSYAEALGARLTPTRNTPLLTSVTQRAGLNVLAWRGAAGATGYRVERSRTPWGPWVAAHPGVLSDDQAPWTDVRGRGDSWYRVVAVGAGGPSPVRFVRSVPVSAAPGPFTALTPAPGATAVIGPDRFAWSPAADAGAYELTVSRKPDLSSPVITVVSETSGYDNGTPLDPGTTYYWQVRAINAKGTTVSPVASFTTRALPTSPVVIDDFDGYEDSAQLGAAYVRNAGGGPVNLTLLPGHGMQIDADPSAAGYAGITRSFPAKDLWGQRGLRLALQRPLGRTTVSIQFVAGGAYWEYTLPDDASGTVTVPFDAFRQPPWAPSGQLNLREVTQLSFYTGGPERARLVVDDVTAYP; encoded by the coding sequence ATGAGACTGCTCCGAACCGTCATCGCCGCCGCCCTCTGCCTGGCCCTCTTCCCCCAGCCGGCATCCGCCCACTCCCGCGCCGCGTTCGTCACCCGCGACGGCGCCACCCTGGAACTCGGCGGGAAACCGTTCCGCTTCGCCGGCACCAACATCTACTGGCTGGGCCTGGACGAGAACGTCGGCGGCGTCGGCTACCCCACCCGCTTCCGGATCCGCGACGCCCTCGACACCGCGAAGGCCATGGGCCTCACCGTGGTCCGCTCGCACATGCTCGCCTCCACCGGCAACCCGAAGTCGATCCTGCCGGACACCACCGGCCCTCTCAACGAGCAGGCCTTCGCGACCGTCGACTACGCGATCGCCTACGCCGGCACGCTCGGCATCAAGCTGATCCTGCCGCTCACCGACGAGTGGGCGTACTACCACGGTGGACACCGCGACTTCACCGATCCGTACGGGCTGCCCGGTGAGGCGTTCTACACCGACCCGCGGGTGATCGCCGACTATCAGCACTACGTCAAGCGGGTGATGGACCGGGTCAACCCGCTCACCGGCAAGCGCTACCGCGACGACGCGGCGATCATGGCATGGGAGCTGGGCAACGAGCTCGAGGGCATGACCCCGTCCTGGATCGCCGCGAACGCCGCGCTGTTCAAGAAGTGGGCGCCGAGACAGCTGGTGGCGGCGGGCCGGCGCTTCGACATCGACCCGGACACCCTGGCGGACGCCGCCGTCGACATCGTGGACGTCCACTACTACCCGCCGACCGCGGCGAAGGTGGCGTCCGACGCCGCCACGGTCGCGGCCGCCGGCAAGGTCTACATCGCGGGGGAGTACGCGTCCACCGCCGCGAGCAGCTCGTTGTTCGATCCGCTCGTGGACGACCGCGCGGTCACCGGGATGCTGTCCTGGTCGCTGTTCGGGCACGCCGACGACCACGGTTACGTCCAGCACGACGACGGATTCACGTTCCACTATCCGGGCGACGACCAGCGGATGACGATTGCGGTCAAGGCCCAGATGTCGTACGCCGAAGCTCTCGGCGCCCGGCTCACGCCGACCAGGAACACTCCGCTGCTGACGTCGGTGACCCAGCGTGCCGGCCTGAACGTGCTGGCCTGGCGGGGAGCGGCGGGCGCGACCGGTTACCGGGTCGAGCGGTCCCGCACACCGTGGGGGCCGTGGGTCGCCGCGCACCCCGGCGTGCTCTCCGACGACCAGGCGCCGTGGACCGATGTCCGCGGGCGTGGCGACAGCTGGTACCGGGTCGTCGCCGTCGGCGCCGGTGGACCGTCACCGGTGCGGTTCGTGCGATCGGTTCCGGTCAGCGCGGCGCCCGGCCCGTTCACCGCTCTCACCCCTGCCCCGGGCGCGACCGCGGTGATCGGCCCGGACCGTTTCGCGTGGAGTCCGGCCGCTGACGCCGGCGCCTACGAGCTGACGGTGTCGCGCAAGCCCGATCTCAGTTCGCCGGTGATCACTGTTGTCTCGGAGACATCCGGATATGACAACGGGACACCGCTCGATCCCGGGACCACCTACTACTGGCAGGTCAGAGCGATCAACGCGAAAGGGACGACCGTCTCGCCGGTCGCCTCCTTCACGACGCGGGCCCTGCCGACGTCGCCGGTGGTGATCGACGACTTCGATGGCTATGAGGACTCGGCACAGCTCGGTGCGGCGTACGTCAGGAATGCCGGCGGCGGACCGGTGAACCTGACCCTTCTCCCCGGACACGGCATGCAGATCGACGCCGATCCGTCGGCGGCCGGGTATGCCGGCATCACCCGCAGCTTCCCCGCGAAGGACCTCTGGGGTCAGCGGGGCCTGCGGCTCGCCCTGCAACGGCCGCTCGGCCGCACCACGGTGAGCATCCAGTTCGTGGCCGGCGGCGCCTACTGGGAGTACACGCTCCCGGACGACGCCTCCGGAACGGTGACCGTCCCGTTCGACGCGTTCCGTCAGCCGCCGTGGGCACCGTCCGGGCAGCTGAACCTTCGGGAGGTCACGCAACTGTCCTTCTACACCGGTGGGCCGGAACGGGCCCGGCTCGTCGTGGACGACGTCACCGCGTACCCCTAA
- a CDS encoding peptide MFS transporter, giving the protein MPSTFFGQPRPLANLFGVELWERFSFYGMQGILLIYLYYAAADGGLGIDQGTATSIVGAYGGAVYLSTILGAWVADRLLGAERVLFLSAVLVMCGHIALAALPGLAGVGTGLVLIAIGSGGVKANATSMVGNLYDEKDERRDAGFSLFYLGINLGALLGPLLTGLVQTRAGFHWGFALAAAGMAIGLIQYWLGRKRLPATGREVPNPLPVRGIYVAAAVFVALVVVVVAAAVTGLLAADRLSTIVVVLSVIASIGYFALILSSRRISEVERRRVLAFVPMFLASAAFWSLYQQQFTVVTIYSDERLDRTISGWEMPVSWVQSINPIFIIVLSGVFAALWTRLGDRQPSTPLKFAAGTVIMGVAFLLFLPLAGGGPNSAPLLALAGILLVFTIAELLLSPVGLSLSTKLAPHAFHTQMVALFYLSVALGTAMSGTLAGYYDPSSETVYFGLLGAIAIVLGLALAAVARPISRLMSGVR; this is encoded by the coding sequence ATGCCGTCCACCTTCTTCGGGCAGCCACGCCCGCTGGCCAACCTGTTCGGTGTCGAGCTGTGGGAACGGTTCTCGTTCTACGGCATGCAGGGCATCCTGCTGATCTACCTGTACTACGCGGCCGCCGACGGCGGGCTCGGCATCGATCAGGGGACCGCGACCAGCATCGTCGGCGCCTACGGCGGAGCCGTGTACCTCTCGACGATCCTCGGCGCCTGGGTGGCCGACCGGCTGCTCGGCGCGGAGCGGGTGCTGTTCCTCAGCGCCGTGCTCGTGATGTGCGGGCACATCGCACTCGCGGCGCTGCCCGGGCTCGCCGGCGTCGGCACCGGACTCGTGCTCATCGCCATCGGCAGCGGCGGCGTCAAAGCCAACGCGACGTCGATGGTCGGCAACCTCTACGACGAGAAGGACGAGCGGCGGGACGCCGGGTTCTCGCTGTTCTACCTCGGCATCAACCTCGGGGCGCTGCTCGGGCCGCTGCTGACCGGGCTGGTGCAGACGCGGGCCGGTTTCCACTGGGGTTTCGCGCTCGCCGCCGCCGGGATGGCCATCGGCCTGATCCAATATTGGCTGGGGCGCAAACGGCTCCCGGCCACCGGGCGGGAGGTGCCGAATCCGCTTCCGGTACGGGGGATCTACGTCGCCGCGGCCGTCTTCGTGGCGCTGGTGGTCGTCGTCGTCGCCGCCGCCGTGACCGGGTTGCTGGCCGCCGATCGACTGTCGACGATCGTGGTGGTGCTGAGCGTCATCGCCTCGATCGGCTACTTCGCCCTCATCCTGTCGAGCCGGCGGATCTCGGAGGTCGAGCGGCGGCGGGTGCTCGCCTTCGTGCCGATGTTCCTGGCCAGTGCGGCGTTCTGGTCGCTCTACCAGCAGCAGTTCACCGTTGTCACGATATATTCGGACGAACGACTTGATCGTACGATCAGCGGCTGGGAGATGCCGGTCTCCTGGGTCCAGTCGATCAACCCGATCTTCATCATCGTCCTCTCCGGAGTCTTCGCCGCCCTCTGGACCCGTCTCGGTGACCGCCAGCCGTCCACGCCCCTGAAGTTCGCGGCCGGAACCGTCATCATGGGCGTCGCGTTCCTGCTCTTCCTCCCCCTGGCCGGCGGCGGCCCGAACAGCGCGCCGCTGCTGGCGCTGGCCGGCATCCTCCTCGTCTTCACGATCGCGGAGCTGCTGCTCTCCCCCGTCGGCCTCTCCCTCTCCACCAAGCTGGCGCCGCATGCGTTCCACACCCAGATGGTGGCGTTGTTCTATCTGTCGGTGGCCCTCGGCACCGCCATGTCGGGAACGCTGGCCGGCTATTACGACCCGTCCTCCGAGACCGTTTACTTCGGCCTCCTCGGCGCCATCGCCATCGTCCTGGGGCTGGCGCTGGCCGCGGTGGCCCGCCCCATCTCCCGCCTGATGAGCGGAGTCCGCTGA
- a CDS encoding ABC transporter substrate-binding protein has translation MADRRTFIGLGAAAVLALVSGCTGGATEEKPADFSGEVTGAITVLTNRTDLATTALPEYAKKFQAKYPGTTVTFEPVTNYEGDVTTQLSSGEYGDVLLIPNTVKVGQLGQFFEPLGTVEELKATYRFVDEKAFEGQVYGLSLGGVANGFVVNKRVFAEAGVTAPPTTPEAFLTALAAVKEKTGAIPFYTNYKDGWPLSFFNSQRAILGDPAVNENFPADPAPWQAGKTPYITDGLLFDIVKNKLSEPDPLTTNWEGSKPMIGTGKVGSMLLGSWAVPQMKDAAKAAGANPDDIAFWPFPYQTGGEFHARIEGDYKAAVSKTSTNKATAKAWLEWFVNESGFAADQQSIPPVVGQELPAALKDFQATGVELMEIPAAVTNSGKEDEIIKASEIDLAGNIYRQKLVDIARGAAKGDKESYFAELNKRWGEAQSQVMR, from the coding sequence ATGGCGGATAGAAGGACTTTCATCGGGCTCGGCGCGGCAGCGGTCCTCGCCCTGGTCAGCGGCTGTACGGGTGGCGCGACCGAGGAGAAGCCGGCCGACTTCTCCGGCGAGGTCACCGGCGCGATCACGGTGCTGACGAACCGGACCGACCTGGCCACCACGGCCCTGCCGGAGTACGCCAAGAAGTTCCAGGCGAAGTACCCCGGCACCACTGTCACCTTCGAGCCGGTCACCAACTACGAGGGCGATGTCACCACCCAGCTCAGCTCCGGCGAGTACGGCGACGTCCTGCTGATCCCCAACACCGTGAAGGTCGGCCAGCTCGGCCAGTTCTTCGAGCCGCTCGGCACCGTCGAGGAGCTCAAGGCCACGTACCGGTTCGTCGACGAGAAGGCGTTCGAGGGTCAGGTCTACGGCCTGTCGCTCGGTGGCGTGGCGAACGGCTTCGTGGTGAACAAGCGGGTCTTCGCCGAGGCCGGTGTGACAGCGCCGCCGACCACGCCGGAGGCGTTCCTCACCGCTCTCGCAGCCGTGAAGGAGAAGACCGGCGCGATCCCGTTCTACACCAACTACAAGGACGGCTGGCCGCTGAGCTTCTTCAACAGCCAGCGGGCGATCCTCGGCGACCCGGCCGTCAACGAGAACTTCCCGGCGGATCCGGCCCCCTGGCAGGCCGGCAAGACGCCGTACATCACCGATGGGCTGCTCTTCGACATCGTGAAGAACAAGCTCAGCGAGCCGGACCCGCTCACCACCAACTGGGAGGGGAGCAAGCCGATGATCGGCACCGGCAAGGTCGGCAGCATGCTGCTCGGCTCCTGGGCGGTGCCGCAGATGAAGGACGCCGCGAAGGCGGCCGGCGCGAACCCGGACGACATCGCGTTCTGGCCGTTCCCGTACCAGACCGGTGGCGAGTTCCACGCCCGGATCGAGGGCGACTACAAGGCCGCGGTCAGCAAGACCAGCACGAACAAGGCGACCGCGAAGGCCTGGCTGGAATGGTTCGTGAACGAGTCGGGGTTCGCCGCCGACCAGCAGTCCATCCCGCCGGTCGTCGGCCAGGAACTGCCCGCGGCGCTCAAGGACTTCCAGGCCACCGGCGTGGAGCTGATGGAGATCCCGGCCGCTGTCACGAACAGCGGCAAGGAAGACGAGATCATCAAGGCGTCCGAGATCGACCTGGCCGGCAACATCTACCGGCAGAAGCTCGTCGACATCGCCCGCGGGGCGGCCAAGGGTGACAAGGAGTCGTACTTCGCCGAGCTGAACAAGCGGTGGGGCGAGGCCCAGTCGCAGGTCATGCGGTGA
- a CDS encoding glycoside hydrolase family 2 protein produces MTTHQDLSGQWRLRGRDIDLPATVPGCVHTDLLAAGRIPDPFLDDNEKTVAWVGREDWTYSRPIAWNGPRHDRIDLVFDGLDTVARISVGDEVVGETKNMHRTHRFDVTSLLESEADLTVAFTSAYTETAAVEALLGPRPNAYPEPFPFIRKMAASFGWDWGPTLVTAGIWRNVRLEGWSTARIAAVRPLTTYENGVGKLNLTAEIERSRDRALSARILLDGDLVDTVPVNADSVRRELELSSASRWDPAGHGEPALHTLTVVLTDGDQELDRWERRVGFRSVAIDRSPDDAGTRFVIHVNDTPILVKGVNWIPDDIFPSRMTRERYELRLRQAADAGVNLIRVWGGGIYEDRAFYEVCDELGLMVWQDFLFACACYPEEDPIRSEVIAEARDNVTRLSPHPSLITWSGNNENLWLRGVSGWTSQPGGDLSWGDSYYLDILPSIVAELDPSRPYQAGSPWSGSWDHEPNDPDHQTFHSWEVWNRADYTHYRDSAPRFVAEFGWQAPPAWRTLRDAVSDDPMLPDSPGVLHHQKAEDGNGKLARGLAHHLPAPRTTEAWHYLTQLNQVRAVRTGIEHWRSHWPHTAGTVVWQLNDLWPVTSWAAIDGAGRFKPLYHALKEMYADRALTIQPRGVAVLNDHALPWEGELHLEFRSADGAVLESVSHQVAVPAREVSVIPIDAGDAAIVVAALGRERALWFASDGADADPGLTVTTTPVPGGLDVHIVAAGVARDLLLQPDRIHPDATADQGFVTLLPGESTVLHVRAPIDLDPNAVKAPWVLTDLATVLGGRE; encoded by the coding sequence GTGACAACTCATCAGGACCTGTCCGGACAGTGGCGCCTCCGGGGCCGCGACATCGACCTCCCGGCCACCGTTCCCGGTTGCGTCCACACCGATCTGCTCGCCGCCGGCCGCATTCCGGATCCGTTTCTGGACGACAACGAGAAGACGGTCGCCTGGGTCGGCCGCGAGGACTGGACGTATTCCCGGCCGATCGCCTGGAACGGCCCCCGGCACGACCGCATCGACCTGGTCTTCGACGGTCTGGACACGGTCGCGCGGATCTCCGTGGGCGACGAGGTCGTCGGCGAGACCAAGAACATGCACCGGACCCATCGGTTCGACGTGACGTCGCTGCTGGAGAGCGAAGCCGACCTCACCGTCGCGTTCACCTCGGCCTACACCGAGACCGCCGCCGTGGAAGCGCTTCTCGGCCCGCGCCCGAACGCCTATCCCGAACCGTTCCCGTTCATCCGCAAGATGGCGGCCTCCTTCGGCTGGGACTGGGGTCCGACGCTGGTCACCGCCGGCATCTGGCGAAACGTCCGCCTCGAAGGCTGGAGCACGGCCCGGATCGCGGCGGTGCGGCCGCTCACCACGTACGAGAACGGGGTGGGAAAGCTGAACCTGACCGCGGAGATCGAGCGCTCGCGGGATCGCGCGCTCAGCGCGCGGATCCTCCTCGATGGAGACCTGGTCGATACGGTTCCGGTCAATGCCGATTCGGTACGAAGGGAGCTGGAGCTCTCATCGGCTTCCCGCTGGGACCCGGCGGGCCACGGTGAACCCGCCCTGCACACGCTCACCGTCGTGCTGACCGACGGCGATCAGGAGCTCGACCGGTGGGAGCGTCGTGTCGGGTTCCGCAGCGTGGCGATCGACAGGTCACCGGACGACGCCGGAACCCGATTCGTCATCCACGTGAACGACACCCCGATCCTGGTGAAGGGCGTCAACTGGATCCCGGACGACATCTTCCCGTCCCGGATGACCCGGGAACGCTACGAATTGCGGCTGCGGCAGGCCGCCGACGCCGGCGTCAATCTGATCCGGGTGTGGGGCGGCGGCATCTACGAGGACCGCGCCTTCTACGAGGTGTGCGACGAACTCGGCCTGATGGTGTGGCAGGACTTCCTCTTCGCGTGCGCCTGCTATCCGGAGGAGGACCCGATCCGTTCCGAGGTGATCGCCGAGGCGCGCGACAACGTGACCCGGCTGTCGCCGCATCCGAGCCTCATCACGTGGAGCGGCAACAACGAGAATCTGTGGCTGCGCGGCGTCTCCGGGTGGACCTCGCAGCCGGGCGGCGATCTCAGCTGGGGCGATTCCTATTACCTCGACATCCTGCCGTCGATCGTCGCCGAACTGGACCCGTCCCGGCCCTATCAGGCGGGAAGTCCCTGGTCAGGGTCGTGGGATCACGAGCCGAACGACCCCGATCACCAGACCTTCCACTCGTGGGAGGTGTGGAACCGCGCGGACTACACGCATTACCGCGATTCGGCGCCCCGATTCGTCGCCGAATTCGGCTGGCAGGCGCCGCCCGCCTGGCGGACCCTGCGCGACGCCGTCTCCGACGACCCGATGCTCCCCGATTCTCCGGGCGTCCTGCACCACCAGAAGGCCGAGGACGGAAACGGCAAACTCGCCCGCGGCCTCGCGCACCACCTTCCGGCGCCGAGAACCACCGAGGCCTGGCACTACCTGACGCAGCTCAACCAGGTCCGCGCCGTGCGAACCGGAATCGAGCACTGGCGCTCGCACTGGCCGCACACCGCCGGAACCGTCGTCTGGCAACTCAACGACCTCTGGCCGGTGACATCGTGGGCGGCCATCGACGGAGCAGGACGGTTCAAACCGCTCTACCACGCCCTGAAAGAGATGTACGCCGACCGCGCCCTGACCATCCAGCCCCGCGGCGTAGCCGTTCTCAACGACCATGCGCTGCCCTGGGAAGGCGAGCTGCACCTGGAATTCCGCTCCGCCGACGGCGCGGTGCTGGAGTCCGTTTCTCATCAGGTCGCCGTGCCCGCTCGTGAGGTATCGGTCATCCCGATCGACGCCGGCGACGCGGCCATCGTCGTAGCGGCCCTGGGCCGGGAGAGGGCCCTGTGGTTCGCCTCGGACGGTGCCGACGCCGACCCCGGCCTGACCGTCACCACCACCCCGGTGCCCGGCGGCCTCGACGTGCACATCGTCGCCGCCGGCGTGGCCCGCGACCTCCTGCTGCAGCCCGACCGCATCCACCCGGACGCCACCGCCGATCAGGGCTTCGTCACCCTGCTGCCCGGCGAATCGACGGTGCTGCACGTCCGGGCCCCGATCGACCTCGACCCGAACGCCGTGAAGGCACCCTGGGTCCTCACCGACCTGGCGACCGTCCTCGGGGGCCGGGAATGA